A single genomic interval of Macadamia integrifolia cultivar HAES 741 chromosome 6, SCU_Mint_v3, whole genome shotgun sequence harbors:
- the LOC122082324 gene encoding uncharacterized protein LOC122082324 isoform X2, translating into MADESRVSRPLETGTSKDRGEGNELEEVETLEIQVKQTAQTIRHYRTTLPDQFKKTFAYVLAAQRPLLPNIGSTALPGIAGDGVTVTSVTSLFHGSSGSSNFLARSL; encoded by the exons atggcgGACGAGTCTCGAGTCTCTCGACCGCTTGAAACTGGAACCTCCAAAGATAGAGGAGAAGGCAACGAACTCGAAGAAGTAGAGACGCTGGAGATCCAAGTGAAGCAGACGGCTCAAACAATCCGCCATTACCGGACCACGCTTCCGGATCAGTTCAAGAAAACCTTTGCTTATGTCCTTGCTGCTCAGAGACCTCTTCTTCCAAATATAGGTTCCACGGCTCTGCCTGGAATCGCCGGAGATGGTGTCACAG tgACATCAGTAACTTCACTGTTCCATGGTTCCTCTGGAAGTTCAAACTTCCTAGCTAGGTCGCTGTGA
- the LOC122082244 gene encoding pentatricopeptide repeat-containing protein At5g06540-like codes for MISGYLARKLALLHHPSLFLSLSAFANISELKRVHAHIIISGLANDDLTTARLLAFAAISGDFHYAQTLFDQVEHPTLFMYNSMIRGFSQSFDTLESIHLYIRMLLDRISPDNYTFPFLFQSCSNKAFFFEGQQLHDHAIKFGIDYDVFVLNNLIIRMYSNCRELDYARRLFEERNSIVNVISWTTMVTGYSNCGDIDVALQFFDRMPCRNVVSWTAMIVGYVQMEKYDEARQLFDEMSERNVDS; via the coding sequence ATGATTTCAGGTTATCTCGCAAGAAAGTTAGCTCTTCTCCACCATCCAagcctcttcctttctctttctgctTTCGCCAACATTTCCGAACTAAAAAGGGTTCACGCCCACATCATAATCTCCGGTCTCGCCAATGACGACCTCACCACAGCCAGACTCTTAGCTTTCGCTGCCATTTCTGGGGACTTCCATTACGCCCAAACTCTCTTCGACCAAGTCGAACACCCTACTCTTTTCATGTACAATTCCATGATCAGAGGCTTCTCCCAAAGCTTCGACACATTAGAATCCATTCACCTCTACATTCGGATGCTCCTTGATCGTATCTCACCGGATAACTACACTTTCCCTTTTCTATTCCAATCTTGTTCGAATAAGGCGTTCTTCTTTGAAGGGCAACAACTCCATGACCATGCTATAAAGTTCGGGATCGATTATGATGTTTTCGTCTTAAATAACTTGATCATCAGGATGTATTCAAATTGCCGAGAACTTGATTATGCTCGTCGTTTATTTGAAGAACGTAACAGCATAGTTAATGTCATATCTTGGACTACAATGGTTACCGGGTACTCGAATTGTGGGGATATTGATGTGGCTCTCCAGTTCTTCGATCGGATGCCATGTAGAAATGTAGTTTCATGGACTGCAATGATTGTAGGCTATGTACAGATGGAAAAATATGATGAAGCAAGACAATTGTTTGATGAAATGTCTGAAAGAAATGTAGACTCATGA
- the LOC122081005 gene encoding 60S ribosomal protein L36-3-like: protein MAPQQPKSGLFVGLNKGHIVTKKEYAPRPSDRKGKTSKRVIFVRNLIREVAGFAPYEKRITELLKVGKDKRALKVAKRKLGTHKRAKKKREEMSNVLRKMRSAGVGEKKK from the exons ATGGCTCCACAACAGCCGAAGAGTGGCCTCTTTGTGGGGCTGAACAAGGGCCATATTGTGACGAAGAAAGAATATGCTCCTCGCCCATCTGATAGAAAAGGA AAAACAAGTAAAAGAGTCATCTTTGTGAGGAACCTGATCAGGGAAGTTGCTGGTTTTGCACCTTATGAAAAGAGAATCACTGAGCTTCTCAAAGTTGGCAAAGACAAGCGTGCATTGAAAGTGGCAAAGAGAAAGCTTGGTACTCACAAGAGAGCAAAAAAGAAGCGCGAGGAGATGTCCAATGTTCTCCGCAAGATGAG GTCTGCTGGAgttggggagaagaagaagtga
- the LOC122082323 gene encoding uncharacterized protein LOC122082323, with protein sequence MDGFKKNHSSSPSTKLSATPKLSSPDLQPRTCYSNDVVMNNENDQSAHQMGSKLQSPKHFMSHTFSTASKAASAKKVLGERNEQSGAIISATHVEKSPVSNSRVAYADVGYNDLDRYSRLTPKISYRVSDLDQENISASDPSSQPYDPLTNYLSPRPKFLRYRPNRRHEFLLNRENEGATEENGHKSQESIEGEESNQSVDADGSSSSSSAKGFVEPESNSSDDDEDMEEFEVDEKHWDFNKVFKSLFLLGILILSTMFISSMNSPTPPPFIQALQEVRECYQKTQAHLFRVTMVSNFLDQERENSLSVTTNRNETVTPGGSHEEEMIFSMKETWENSYLVAEELELQQLENEAQSVPDSQTQFMSHWVDNQIAGSDIFNSFEIQKKLDEGTEPVMAEQEKKEYVTEASGGASNGGTLTHEIDLWREFVKKWMEEVENVSGKTSKMLEPLDGENTEISQVSQTQMISGAKAIEHPASDDIHITDGTKVDVDEEDQIKGMKSEFIARAAVVVSVIAISVVFGLLHIKNRRTIKGSHLRRAQSSSESVKVETRGSELPPSESMAKVDSLINLSPSVPSDDKAFKELHQSGVPKVELLGEFTMGEIRRSSIKSCDLKYKKVEGEVTNFSAPQDKRPRRKIPSSVNDIRLSPAVSSATEFSSYGSFTAPENIVKKEEGNEGEEEVRKIIRTPVRRSNRIRNRVTSP encoded by the exons ATGGATGGTTTCAAGAAGAATCATTCGTCATCTCCCTCAACCAAACTTTCTGCAACTCCAAAGCTTTCTTCGCCTG ATCTTCAACCAAGAACTTGCTATTCCAACGATGTGGTAATGAATAACGAGAACGATCAGAGCGCTCACCAAATGGGCTCAAAATTGCAGAGTCCAAAGCATTTCATGTCACACACTTTTTCCACTGCTTCCAAGGCTGCGTCCGCCAAGAAGGTCTTGGGCGAGCGGAACGAACAGTCTGGAGCGATCATCTCTGCTACCCATGTTGAGAAATCCCCCGTCTCAAATAGTAGGGTGGCTTATGCAGATGTGGGTTATAATGATCTGGATCGCTATTCAAGGCTGACCCCAAAAATATCCTATAGGGTTTCTGATTTGGACCAAGAGAATATTTCTGCTTCTGATCCGTCTTCCCAGCCTTATGATCCATTGACGAATTACTTGTCTCCTAGGCCCAAATTCCTCCGGTACAGGCCTAACAGGCGTCATGAATTTCTCCTTAATAGAGAGAATGAAGGGGCAACAGAGGAGAACGGTCACAAGTCCCAGGAATCAATTGAAGGGGAAGAATCCAACCAGTCAGTTGATGCTGATGGgtcatcgtcttcttcgtcaGCGAAGGGTTTTGTAGAACCAGAAAGCAATTCCAGTGACGATGATGAGGACATGGAAGAGTTTGAGGTGGATGAGAAGCATTGGGATTTTAACAAGGTATTCAAATCTCTGTTTCTCCTTGGCATTCTAATCCTTTCCACCATGTTTATATCTTCTATGAACTCTCCCACACCTCCACCCTTTATCCAAGCCCTGCAAGAGGTCAGAGAATGCTACCAGAAGACTCAGGCACATCTGTTCCGAGTAACTATGGTGAGCAATTTCTTGGATCAAGAACGTGAAAACTCTTTGAGTGTAACCACCAATCGAAACGAGACAGTTACTCCCGGGGGTAGTCATGAGGAGGAGATGATTTTTAGCATGAAGGAAACATGGGAGAATTCTTATCTGGTTGCTGAAGAGTTGGAGCTACAGCAGTTAGAAAATGAAGCACAGTCAGTACCAGATTCTCAGACCCAATTCATGTCACATTGGGTGGACAATCAAATTGCAGGTTCTGATATTTTCAATAGTTTTGAGATCCAGAAAAAATTGGATGAGGGTACTGAACCAGTTATGGCTgaacaagagaaaaaagaatatgtGACTGAAGCATCAGGGGGAGCTTCCAATGGAGGAACTCTGACACACGAAATCGATTTGTGGAGAGAATTTGTAAAAAAATGGATGGAAGAAGTTGAAAACGTTTCTGGGAAGACGAGTAAAATGTTGGAGCCACTGGATGGAGAGAACACTGAGATCAGCCAAGTGTCTCAAACCCAAATGATTTCAGGTGCAAAGGCAATTGAACATCCAGCCTCTGATGATATTCACATTACTGACGGCACAAAGGTTGATGTAGATGAGGAAGATCAAATCAAAGGCATGAAATCTGAGTTCATTGCCAGGGCTGCTGTTGTAGTGTCTGTAATTGCCATATCTGTGGTTTTTGGGCTGCTTCATATCAAGAACAGGAGAACAATAAAGGGTTCGCACTTGAGGAGGGCTCAGTCATCTTCTGAATCCGTGAAAGTGGAGACAAGGGGTTCAGAACTTCCACCTTCTGAATCTATGGCAAAAGTTGATTCTCTCATCAATCTTTCACCTTCTGTTCCTTCCGATGACAAGGCTTTCAAAGAGCTTCACCAAAGTGGAGTGCCAAAAGTGGAGTTACTCGGAGAATTCACAATGGGAGAAATCAGAAGAAGTTCTATCAAGAGCTGTGATCTTAAATACAAGAAAGTGGAAGGCGAAGTAACTAATTTTTCAGCACCTCAAGATAAGAGGCCAAGGAGGAAGATTCCTTCCTCTGTTAATGATATACGTCTATCCCCTGCAGTGTCCTCTGCTACAGAATTCTCTTCATATGGAAGCTTTACTGCTCCGGAGAACATTGTGAAGAAAGAG GAGGgtaatgaaggagaagaagaggtaagGAAGATAATCAGAACTCCAGTAAGGCGATCAAATCGAATTCGCAATCGAGTCACATCTCCCTGA
- the LOC122082243 gene encoding pentatricopeptide repeat-containing protein At5g66520-like, which produces MISGYAKCGMWNEAFELFTKMVVGLGIRPNESALKEDQGFELSVTLGTALVDMYCKCGSAEKALKVFNEMPVKNVLSRSSMIGGLAMNGCGKQALSLFWRMQIVGLAPNGVTFLTVLHGCSHSGLVDEGRRIFYLMTEDYEIEPQLEHYGCMVDLLGRAGLIKEALDFVDSLSVKPHAALWGALLSACRIHGNEELGEELGKHLIELEPDHSGRYTLLSNIYAAARRWDDVETVRKLFKERGVSKNPGNCSRSNMTNHAM; this is translated from the exons ATGATTTCAGGATATGCAAAATGTGGTATGTGGAATGAGGCTTTTGAGCTGTTTACAAAGATGGTTGTTGGACTTGGAATAAGGCCAAATGAGTCTGCACTG AAAGAAGATCAGGGATTTGAGCTTAGTGTGACCCTAGGTACAGCTCTGGTGGATATGTATTGTAAGTGTGGAAGTGCCGAGAAAGCTCTCAAAGTCTTCAATGAGATGCCAGTAAAGAATGTGTTGTCAAGGAGCTCCATGATAGGTGGTTTGGCCATGAATGGCTGTGGGAAGCAAGCATTGTCCCTCTTCTGGCGGATGCAGATTGTGGGTCTTGCCCCAAATGGGGTAACATTCTTAACTGTGCTACATGGGTGTAGTCATTCTGGATTAGTGGATGAGGGTCGtcggattttttatttgatgactGAAGACTATGAAATTGAACCTCAGCTAGAGCACTATGGTTGCATGGTTGATCTACTTGGAAGAGCTGGTCTAATCAAAGAAGCTTTGGATTTTGTGGATTCCTTGTCAGTTAAGCCCCATGCTGCCTTATGGGGTGCCCTTCTTAGTGCATGTAGAATACATGGAAATGAAGAGCTTGGAGAAGAATTGGGAAAGCATCTTATCGAGTTGGAGCCCGATCATAGTGGGAGATACACTCTCTTGTCTAATATATATGCAGCCGCAAGGAGGTGGGATGATGTGGAAACTGTTAGAAAATTGTTTAAAGAGAGAGGAGTTTCCAAGAACCCGGGGAACTGTAGTAGAAGCAATATGACCAATCATGCTATGTGA
- the LOC122081414 gene encoding uncharacterized protein LOC122081414, translating into MPLYDCMLLLKPHVNKEALIDLVARVGGHVYARNGVLANIKSLGTVQLGYGIRKLDGRHYQGQLMQMTMIVTPTFNKELQYLNKEDRLLRWLLVKHRNTKFGLEFVGDNDGKGDLNKFPRSRMYDEEDVDDDDDDDDEEYEVHEEEAKEN; encoded by the exons ATGCCGCTTTATGATTGTATGCTGTTGTTGAAGCCCCATGTTAATAAGGAGGCTCTGATAGATTTGGTTGCTCGGGTTGGAGGACATGTTTACGCAAGGAATGGTGTTCTTGCCAACATTAAATCTCTTGGTACTGTTcagttgggttatggtatcagGAAACTTGATGGAAGACATTACCAG GGTCAACTGATGCAGATGACAATGATTGTTACTCCAACCTTCAACAAGGAGCTACAGTACCTGAATAAGGAAGATCGGCTACTACGATGGCTTCTAGTCAAGCACAGGAACACAAAATTTGGACTGGAATTTGTGGGCGACAATGATGGAAAAGGCGATCTGAACAAGTTTCCCAGGAGCAGAATGTATGATGAGGaagatgttgatgatgatgatgacgatgatgatgaggaatATGAGGTGCATGAAGAGGAGGCCAAGGAAAATTGA
- the LOC122082324 gene encoding uncharacterized protein LOC122082324 isoform X1, producing MADESRVSRPLETGTSKDRGEGNELEEVETLEIQVKQTAQTIRHYRTTLPDQFKKTFAYVLAAQRPLLPNIGSTALPGIAGDGVTDGGEHIGSTKAALLPQEDPEIKEKIWSLNLKICSNVSAMPIILKRMNECVSMIDRLDSLNGTIHPVFKRKRIKLTKFT from the exons atggcgGACGAGTCTCGAGTCTCTCGACCGCTTGAAACTGGAACCTCCAAAGATAGAGGAGAAGGCAACGAACTCGAAGAAGTAGAGACGCTGGAGATCCAAGTGAAGCAGACGGCTCAAACAATCCGCCATTACCGGACCACGCTTCCGGATCAGTTCAAGAAAACCTTTGCTTATGTCCTTGCTGCTCAGAGACCTCTTCTTCCAAATATAGGTTCCACGGCTCTGCCTGGAATCGCCGGAGATGGTGTCACAG ATGGAGGTGAACATATTGGGTCAACTAAAGCTGCATTACTACCACAGGAGGATCCTGAGATCAAGGAGAAAATATGGTCGCTAAATCTCAAGATTTGTAGTAATGTCTCTGCTATGCCCATCATTTTGAAGAGGATGAACGAGTGTGTTTCTATGATTGATAGACTAGATTCACTCAATGGAACCATACATCCTGTTTTTAAAAGAAAACGGATAAAGTTGACCAAGTTCACTTAA